A single genomic interval of Chitinophaga sp. 180180018-3 harbors:
- a CDS encoding homocysteine S-methyltransferase family protein, translating to MKSLQDCARERILIIDGAMGTMIQRYQLQEADYRGTRFADYHADLKGNNDLLNLTQPQIIEAIHKEYLEAGADIIETNTFSSTTIAMADYDMQSLAYELNVAAAKIARMAADEYTARNPDKPRFVAGAIGPMNKTLSLSPDVNNPGFRSVYFDEVAAAYEEQVKGLSEGGVDILLIETIFDTLNCKAAIYAVKKYFRESGKPELPVMISGTITDASGRTLSGQTLEAFYISVMHANPFSVGLNCALGGQQMRPYVEELSNIASCYVSCYPNAGLPNAFGEYDEEPEDTACIIEDFATSGFVNIVGGCCGTTPDHIRHIAEHVKHVKPRPKPVLAETLA from the coding sequence ATGAAATCTTTACAAGACTGCGCCCGTGAGCGCATACTTATCATTGATGGTGCAATGGGCACCATGATTCAACGATACCAACTCCAGGAAGCTGACTACAGAGGCACCCGCTTTGCTGATTATCATGCAGACCTCAAAGGCAACAATGACCTCCTTAATCTTACTCAGCCTCAGATCATTGAAGCGATACATAAAGAGTACCTGGAAGCGGGCGCTGACATTATTGAAACCAATACATTCAGCAGCACCACTATTGCCATGGCAGATTATGATATGCAGTCGCTGGCCTATGAACTGAATGTGGCTGCCGCGAAGATTGCAAGAATGGCTGCCGATGAATACACTGCCAGAAACCCCGACAAGCCCCGCTTTGTAGCCGGAGCCATCGGCCCGATGAACAAAACGTTGTCGTTATCGCCGGATGTGAACAATCCGGGTTTCCGTTCCGTGTACTTCGATGAAGTAGCCGCTGCTTATGAAGAACAGGTTAAAGGATTGTCAGAAGGTGGAGTGGATATTCTGCTGATCGAAACGATCTTCGACACGCTGAATTGCAAGGCTGCTATCTACGCCGTTAAGAAATACTTCCGTGAATCCGGCAAACCGGAGCTGCCGGTGATGATCTCCGGTACCATTACGGATGCTTCCGGCCGAACACTCAGCGGGCAAACGCTCGAGGCATTCTATATCTCTGTAATGCATGCCAATCCTTTCTCTGTTGGCCTCAACTGCGCGCTTGGCGGGCAGCAGATGCGCCCTTATGTAGAGGAATTATCTAATATAGCCAGCTGCTATGTGAGCTGTTATCCAAATGCCGGCCTGCCGAATGCATTTGGAGAGTATGATGAAGAGCCGGAAGATACCGCCTGCATCATTGAAGATTTTGCCACATCGGGCTTCGTGAATATCGTAGGAGGATGCTGTGGTACTACCCCGGATCACATACGCCATATCGCAGAACATGTAAAACATGTTAAGCCACGGCCGAAACCCGTGCTGGCCGAAACACTGGCCTGA
- the metH gene encoding methionine synthase: MSDATINTTPISEPVNEENRVIKPFLRLSGLEPLVVRPETNFINIGERTNVTGSKKFARLIREGHYEEALSVARQQVENGAQILDVNMDDALLDGEVAMTTFLNLLAAEPDISRIPIMIDSSKFSVIEAGLKCVQGKCIVNSISLKEGEAKFIEQAYICKSFGAAVVVMAFDEHGQADTEDKRVNFSHRAYKILTEKVGYAPQDIIFDPNIFAIATGIEEHNNYAVEFISATRRIKTLMPLAKISGGVSNVSFSFRGNETVREAMHSVFLFHAIRAGMDMGIVNAGMLQIYDDIEPQLRELCEDAILNRREDATERLIQFADTVKAKGKVVEKDESWRQGSVEERLSHALVNGITDYIDGDTEEARQKYPRPLDVIEGPLMDGMNIVGDLFGSGKMFLPQVVKSARVMKKSVAILTPYIEEEKLRIQAEQGGEIKTAGKILLATVKGDVHDIGKNIVGVVLACNGYEIIDLGVMVPAEKILQTARQEKVDIIGLSGLITPSLDEMVHVARELKRQDFDIPLIIGGATTSRTHTAVKIAQEYAHGVVHVLDASRSVTVTGSLLNKALKPGFLAGIREEYTKLNEAFKNKKQTKQFLPIAEAQANKTAINWDTFTAVKPRIPGVRKFEEYDLAEIAKYIDWQPFFIAWELHGKFPQILEDEVVGKEATRLYHDAQELLQKVITEKWLTANAVIGLFPATRVAADSVKVTPEQPEISPVQLEFLRQQVKKAPGQPNLSLADFIAPTESGKADYIGGFAVTAGIGIEKWLDKFKKEHDDYNSIMLKALADRLAEAFAELMHERVRKEFWGYAADEHLSNDDLIREAYEGIRPAPGYPACPDHTEKYKLFELLNATANTGITLTESLAMYPASSVSGWYFANPEGKYFGLGKIEKDQVTDYAARKGWTVEEAEQWLRPNLEYDI; the protein is encoded by the coding sequence ATGAGTGACGCAACAATAAATACTACGCCCATCAGTGAACCTGTCAATGAAGAAAACAGGGTAATCAAACCGTTTCTTCGCCTAAGTGGACTAGAGCCACTGGTAGTACGTCCTGAAACCAACTTCATTAATATCGGGGAACGAACCAACGTTACCGGCTCCAAGAAATTTGCCCGGCTGATAAGGGAAGGTCACTACGAGGAAGCACTTTCCGTAGCCCGCCAACAGGTGGAAAACGGTGCGCAGATCCTCGATGTGAATATGGATGATGCACTGCTCGATGGAGAAGTGGCTATGACCACCTTCCTCAACCTGCTTGCAGCAGAACCGGATATTTCCCGTATTCCTATCATGATCGACTCCAGTAAGTTTTCCGTGATAGAAGCCGGATTGAAATGTGTGCAGGGTAAATGTATTGTTAACTCTATCAGCCTGAAAGAAGGAGAAGCTAAATTCATTGAGCAGGCATATATCTGTAAAAGCTTCGGAGCTGCGGTAGTAGTGATGGCGTTTGATGAGCATGGACAGGCAGATACGGAAGATAAACGGGTGAATTTTAGTCACCGTGCCTATAAGATACTCACCGAAAAAGTAGGCTATGCCCCCCAGGATATCATCTTTGATCCCAACATTTTTGCCATCGCCACTGGTATTGAAGAGCATAACAATTATGCAGTGGAGTTCATCAGCGCTACCCGGCGCATTAAAACACTGATGCCACTGGCAAAGATCAGCGGAGGGGTTAGTAACGTGTCATTCTCTTTCAGGGGCAATGAAACAGTGAGGGAAGCCATGCACTCTGTGTTCCTGTTCCACGCTATCAGAGCAGGTATGGATATGGGCATTGTGAATGCCGGTATGTTGCAGATATACGACGATATTGAACCACAGTTGCGTGAACTTTGTGAGGATGCCATACTAAACAGACGGGAAGATGCTACAGAAAGACTGATACAGTTTGCCGACACCGTGAAAGCCAAAGGCAAAGTAGTGGAGAAAGATGAGAGCTGGCGTCAGGGCTCCGTGGAGGAGCGCCTGTCTCACGCCCTCGTAAATGGAATTACTGATTATATTGATGGAGATACGGAAGAAGCCAGACAAAAATACCCTCGTCCGCTGGATGTGATCGAAGGCCCCCTGATGGACGGCATGAACATCGTGGGCGACCTGTTTGGCAGTGGTAAAATGTTCCTGCCCCAGGTAGTGAAGAGCGCAAGGGTGATGAAAAAATCTGTGGCTATCCTGACCCCATATATAGAAGAAGAGAAGCTGCGTATACAGGCAGAACAGGGAGGAGAAATCAAAACAGCGGGCAAGATATTGCTGGCTACCGTAAAGGGCGACGTTCATGACATCGGTAAGAACATCGTAGGGGTGGTACTTGCCTGTAACGGATATGAAATTATAGACCTGGGAGTGATGGTACCGGCAGAAAAGATCCTGCAGACCGCCCGCCAGGAGAAGGTAGATATTATTGGGCTGAGTGGCCTTATTACCCCAAGCCTGGACGAGATGGTGCATGTGGCCAGGGAACTGAAACGGCAGGATTTTGATATTCCACTGATCATCGGAGGAGCTACCACCAGCAGAACGCACACCGCTGTGAAGATAGCCCAGGAGTATGCTCACGGGGTGGTGCATGTACTGGATGCGTCCCGTAGCGTAACCGTTACCGGCAGCCTGCTTAACAAAGCACTGAAACCCGGATTCCTTGCAGGTATCAGAGAGGAATACACCAAGCTCAATGAGGCGTTTAAAAACAAGAAGCAAACCAAGCAGTTCCTTCCGATCGCCGAAGCACAGGCAAACAAGACAGCGATCAATTGGGACACCTTCACCGCTGTAAAGCCCAGGATACCGGGAGTAAGGAAATTCGAGGAATACGATCTGGCCGAAATAGCCAAATATATCGACTGGCAGCCGTTTTTCATTGCCTGGGAACTGCACGGGAAATTCCCGCAGATTCTGGAAGATGAGGTGGTGGGCAAGGAAGCCACCCGTTTATATCACGACGCACAGGAATTACTTCAAAAAGTGATTACGGAAAAATGGCTGACTGCCAACGCGGTGATCGGTCTCTTCCCGGCTACCAGGGTGGCAGCAGATTCTGTGAAGGTAACACCGGAGCAACCGGAGATATCTCCTGTTCAACTGGAATTCCTGCGCCAGCAGGTGAAAAAAGCCCCCGGACAACCGAACTTGTCGCTCGCAGATTTCATTGCTCCAACCGAATCCGGCAAAGCGGACTATATCGGCGGATTTGCAGTAACGGCGGGGATTGGCATTGAGAAGTGGCTTGACAAATTTAAGAAAGAGCACGACGATTACAACAGCATCATGCTGAAGGCGCTGGCCGACAGGCTGGCCGAAGCTTTTGCTGAGTTGATGCATGAACGCGTCCGCAAGGAGTTCTGGGGTTATGCCGCAGATGAGCATCTGAGCAATGATGATCTGATCAGGGAAGCATACGAAGGCATCCGGCCTGCACCAGGCTACCCTGCCTGTCCTGATCATACTGAGAAATATAAATTGTTTGAGCTGTTAAATGCCACCGCCAATACCGGGATAACCCTCACTGAATCCCTGGCGATGTACCCTGCTTCCAGTGTAAGCGGCTGGTATTTTGCTAATCCTGAGGGTAAATATTTTGGGTTGGGCAAGATAGAAAAAGACCAGGTAACAGACTATGCAGCCCGGAAAGGCTGGACAGTAGAGGAAGCTGAGCAATGGCTCCGCCCCAATCTGGAATATGATATTTAG
- a CDS encoding exodeoxyribonuclease III, with translation MRIISYNVNGLRSAMTKGFTDWLKTDPADIICLQEIKAHKENIDFEQFDKLGYDHYWFPAQKKGYSGVAVLTRIKPDHIQYGSGHEQSDAEGRFIRLDFGDITLINVYFPSGTSGDERQTYKYQWLNEFQAYLETLRNTRPKLVVCGDYNICHKPIDIHDPVGNKNSTGFLPDERAWMDRFFESGFVDSFRHFNPAPHQYSWWSFRANARNNNKGWRIDYANVSTPLKEQLKHATIYQEVKHSDHCPVFVELTV, from the coding sequence ATGCGCATCATATCTTATAATGTGAATGGCCTGAGGTCGGCTATGACCAAAGGTTTTACAGACTGGTTAAAAACAGACCCGGCTGATATCATCTGCCTTCAGGAAATCAAGGCCCACAAGGAAAACATCGATTTTGAGCAGTTCGATAAACTGGGTTACGATCATTACTGGTTCCCTGCTCAGAAAAAGGGCTATAGCGGAGTAGCGGTACTTACCCGTATCAAACCTGACCACATACAATATGGCAGCGGCCATGAACAAAGCGATGCGGAAGGCCGCTTTATACGCCTTGATTTCGGTGATATCACGCTGATCAATGTGTACTTCCCTTCCGGCACCAGTGGCGATGAGCGGCAGACATACAAATACCAGTGGCTGAACGAGTTCCAGGCATACCTGGAAACGCTGAGAAATACCCGGCCCAAACTGGTAGTCTGCGGCGATTACAACATCTGCCATAAACCAATTGACATTCACGACCCTGTCGGAAACAAGAATTCTACCGGGTTTCTGCCCGATGAAAGGGCTTGGATGGATCGTTTCTTTGAAAGCGGCTTTGTGGACAGTTTCCGGCATTTCAATCCCGCTCCTCATCAGTACAGCTGGTGGAGCTTCCGGGCCAATGCCAGGAACAATAACAAGGGCTGGCGTATCGATTATGCTAATGTAAGTACCCCCTTAAAGGAGCAGCTGAAACATGCCACTATCTATCAGGAAGTAAAGCATTCCGACCACTGCCCTGTTTTTGTAGAACTTACAGTTTAG
- a CDS encoding DUF4286 family protein: MVIYNITTKVATDTYLQWLQWMREEQVPATLATGLFHGHRICRLLEQDDEEGPTYVVQYFTDHLNSYNTFVEKHQQALRQRGYDLFGDRFIAFSTVMEEV; the protein is encoded by the coding sequence ATGGTTATATATAATATCACCACCAAAGTGGCCACAGACACGTATTTACAGTGGCTTCAATGGATGAGGGAAGAGCAGGTTCCTGCTACGCTGGCAACAGGGTTATTCCACGGGCACCGCATCTGCCGGCTGTTAGAGCAGGATGATGAGGAGGGGCCAACTTATGTGGTGCAATACTTTACCGATCATCTGAACAGCTACAATACCTTCGTAGAGAAGCACCAACAAGCCCTGCGGCAGAGAGGATACGACCTTTTCGGGGATCGTTTTATTGCCTTTAGTACTGTTATGGAGGAGGTTTAA
- a CDS encoding HU family DNA-binding protein encodes MNKAELIDKLAKDAGITKTQANEALDSFTKAVADTLKKGGKVTLVGFGTFSVSKRAARNGRNPQTGQIIKIKAKKVAKFKAGKALSDKL; translated from the coding sequence ATGAACAAAGCCGAATTAATCGACAAGCTTGCTAAAGATGCAGGCATTACCAAAACCCAAGCTAACGAAGCTCTGGATTCTTTCACCAAAGCTGTTGCTGATACACTGAAAAAAGGTGGTAAAGTAACTTTGGTTGGTTTCGGTACTTTCTCCGTTTCTAAACGTGCTGCACGTAACGGTAGAAACCCACAGACTGGCCAGATCATCAAGATCAAAGCTAAGAAAGTTGCTAAATTCAAAGCTGGTAAAGCTTTATCTGACAAGCTCTAA
- a CDS encoding 30S ribosomal protein THX, producing the protein MGRGDIKTKKGKIANGSFGKVRSAKTRKKAAAKTEKKG; encoded by the coding sequence ATGGGTAGAGGAGATATCAAAACCAAAAAAGGTAAGATAGCCAATGGATCTTTCGGCAAAGTAAGATCAGCTAAAACAAGAAAGAAGGCTGCAGCTAAGACTGAAAAGAAAGGATAA
- the pdxH gene encoding pyridoxamine 5'-phosphate oxidase produces the protein MLNQKIADLRKDYQLATLDESEVAPSPLVQFDKWWQEAINSEIDEPNAMTLATSTPDGYPSARIVLLKSFDGDGFLFFTNYESRKGQELALNPHVTLLFFWRELQRQVRIEGTVIKAPASVSNEYYNTRPLGSRIGAIASPQSKVIPDRSFLETEVDQVAAKYQQHSPERPDYWGGYLVQPKVLEFWQGRSSRLHDRILYTQVPGGSWKIERLAP, from the coding sequence ATGTTAAACCAGAAAATAGCCGATCTGCGGAAAGATTATCAGCTGGCTACCCTGGATGAAAGTGAAGTGGCGCCATCGCCACTGGTGCAGTTCGACAAGTGGTGGCAGGAAGCAATCAACAGCGAAATAGATGAACCTAATGCCATGACGCTGGCTACAAGTACACCCGACGGATATCCTTCCGCGAGGATAGTACTGCTTAAAAGTTTTGACGGAGATGGCTTTTTATTCTTCACTAATTACGAAAGCCGCAAGGGGCAGGAATTAGCACTCAATCCACATGTTACCTTACTATTCTTTTGGAGAGAGCTGCAAAGGCAGGTTCGTATAGAGGGGACCGTTATCAAGGCACCTGCATCTGTCAGCAATGAATACTATAACACCCGTCCGCTGGGAAGCAGAATTGGGGCTATTGCGTCGCCGCAAAGTAAAGTGATTCCTGACCGATCTTTCCTCGAAACAGAGGTAGACCAGGTTGCAGCAAAATATCAGCAGCATTCGCCTGAAAGACCTGATTACTGGGGTGGGTACCTTGTACAACCCAAGGTACTTGAATTCTGGCAGGGAAGAAGCAGCCGGTTACATGATCGGATACTGTATACCCAGGTACCGGGAGGAAGCTGGAAAATAGAACGGCTGGCGCCATAA
- a CDS encoding DUF3298 domain-containing protein translates to MRKVAILILLTVMALFSCHTRSNNSGGSPLNTTDIVVPLATAPLFYTQLKGTLGDKEITMQLLKTAPNLFRGYYASDSTGVPVSIWGTLDSTLVTIYEETGSSAEDRLFSGNLSDDGHFKGVWHGNGTSYHFDLHTDLKNAVPLKVFYQIDSARLIPSYPSSPVGTVSNCTIWPDSLVDTATARFIVGQITGNSHITDPHQFLKRGIDSFITGYRISAKDADSSEIVDESSSASWNWTTENDMKVVYNKWPLLVIEKYAYDFTGGAHGNSGAFYRTLDLSRKKVLTPDDIFKPGYKETLSALLDKAFKSKYHMSEEEALDQNLLVKSIPTNNNFIVTNKGVAFSYVPYEIGPYALGQVTLFIPFTSMKGILKQPLSI, encoded by the coding sequence ATGAGAAAAGTTGCTATACTGATACTGTTGACGGTAATGGCCCTGTTTTCCTGCCATACCCGGAGTAATAATAGCGGCGGCAGTCCTCTTAACACCACTGACATAGTGGTTCCCCTTGCCACTGCTCCCCTCTTTTATACCCAGTTAAAAGGCACACTCGGCGATAAAGAAATTACCATGCAATTGCTGAAAACAGCGCCCAATCTGTTTCGTGGATATTATGCCAGCGACAGTACCGGGGTTCCGGTGAGCATTTGGGGAACATTAGACTCCACACTGGTTACTATCTATGAAGAAACCGGCAGCAGTGCAGAAGACCGCCTGTTCAGCGGCAATCTGTCGGACGACGGCCATTTCAAAGGGGTATGGCATGGTAACGGCACTTCTTATCATTTTGATCTTCATACTGATCTAAAAAATGCTGTACCACTGAAAGTGTTTTACCAGATCGATTCTGCGCGGCTAATTCCGTCTTATCCATCCTCCCCTGTAGGAACAGTTTCCAACTGCACTATCTGGCCGGATTCCCTGGTAGATACTGCTACAGCCCGGTTCATTGTAGGGCAGATAACAGGCAACAGCCATATAACCGATCCTCACCAGTTTCTGAAGCGGGGAATAGATTCGTTTATTACCGGATATCGTATCTCCGCCAAGGATGCAGACAGCAGCGAGATCGTGGATGAATCGTCATCCGCCTCCTGGAACTGGACCACCGAAAATGATATGAAAGTAGTGTACAACAAATGGCCTTTACTAGTGATAGAAAAGTATGCGTACGACTTTACAGGAGGGGCTCACGGCAATTCGGGTGCTTTTTACCGGACGCTTGACTTATCCAGGAAAAAAGTGCTGACTCCGGACGATATTTTCAAGCCTGGTTATAAAGAAACGCTGAGTGCCTTATTAGACAAAGCATTCAAAAGCAAGTACCATATGAGCGAAGAAGAGGCTTTGGATCAGAATCTGCTGGTAAAGAGTATTCCAACCAATAATAATTTCATTGTTACCAATAAGGGGGTGGCATTCAGCTACGTACCGTACGAAATAGGTCCATATGCCCTGGGGCAGGTAACATTATTCATTCCGTTCACGTCAATGAAGGGGATACTGAAACAGCCATTAAGCATATAG
- the pyrH gene encoding UMP kinase, giving the protein MLKLSGEALMGDANYGIDPKVIAQYAYDIKAVTDLGVQVAIVIGGGNIYRGMNEADTGIERAQGDYMGMLATVINGMALQSGLEKVGLYTRLQSAIKMEQIAEPYIRRRAIRHVEKGRVVIFGGGTGNPYFTTDTAASLRAIEIQADVILKGTRVDGIYTADPEKDKSATRFETITFSEVYQRNLNVMDMTAFTLCQENKLPIIVFDMNRQGNLLNVIMGKNVGTLVKG; this is encoded by the coding sequence TTGCTCAAATTGAGCGGAGAGGCCCTCATGGGGGATGCAAATTATGGTATTGATCCGAAGGTGATAGCTCAATATGCCTATGATATCAAAGCCGTTACTGATCTGGGTGTTCAGGTGGCCATTGTAATAGGAGGAGGAAACATCTACCGTGGAATGAATGAAGCCGATACTGGCATAGAAAGAGCTCAGGGTGACTATATGGGTATGCTGGCAACAGTTATCAACGGTATGGCCCTGCAAAGCGGATTGGAAAAGGTTGGCCTTTATACCCGCCTTCAATCGGCTATAAAAATGGAACAAATCGCAGAACCTTATATCCGCCGCCGTGCTATCCGCCATGTGGAAAAAGGCCGTGTTGTAATATTTGGTGGTGGTACCGGTAACCCTTACTTTACTACCGATACAGCCGCTTCTTTGCGCGCTATAGAGATCCAGGCAGATGTGATCCTGAAAGGTACCCGCGTAGACGGGATCTATACCGCAGATCCGGAAAAAGATAAGTCAGCTACCCGCTTCGAAACCATTACTTTCTCCGAAGTATACCAGAGAAACCTCAATGTAATGGATATGACAGCGTTTACCCTTTGCCAGGAAAATAAGCTGCCTATTATCGTATTTGACATGAACCGTCAGGGAAACCTCCTGAACGTTATTATGGGCAAAAACGTCGGAACCTTAGTGAAAGGATAG
- the tsf gene encoding translation elongation factor Ts, protein MATITAADVNKLRQQTGAGMMDCRKALVESDGDFEKAVDYLRKKGQKVAALRSDRETKEGVIIAKTAADGKTGVIVGLGCETDFVAKNEDFIKFAQSIVELALSNGIKTVEDLNAAQLDGATVADKVNDQVAKIGEKITLNKFEFVEAGGVTAYIHGNYRMGVLVAFSKPVTEEVGKDIAMQIAAMNPIAVDAESVPADVIAREKEIAVEQVKAEGKPAEMAEKIAAGKVNKFFKESTLLQQAFVKDSNKSVADYLKSVDADLKVAGFKRIALG, encoded by the coding sequence ATGGCAACAATTACAGCAGCTGATGTAAACAAACTGCGTCAGCAAACTGGTGCTGGTATGATGGATTGCAGAAAGGCACTGGTAGAAAGTGATGGTGATTTTGAAAAAGCAGTAGACTACCTGCGTAAGAAAGGTCAGAAAGTGGCTGCTTTACGCTCCGATCGTGAAACCAAAGAAGGTGTTATCATCGCAAAAACTGCTGCTGATGGTAAAACCGGTGTTATCGTGGGTTTGGGTTGTGAAACTGACTTCGTTGCTAAAAACGAAGACTTCATAAAATTTGCTCAGTCTATCGTTGAACTGGCGCTGTCTAATGGTATCAAAACCGTTGAAGACCTGAACGCTGCTCAGCTGGATGGAGCTACGGTAGCCGATAAAGTAAACGACCAGGTTGCTAAGATCGGTGAGAAAATCACGCTCAATAAGTTTGAATTTGTTGAAGCTGGTGGCGTAACCGCTTACATCCACGGTAACTATCGTATGGGTGTACTGGTAGCATTCTCTAAACCGGTTACTGAAGAAGTAGGTAAAGATATTGCTATGCAGATCGCAGCTATGAACCCAATCGCTGTAGATGCAGAAAGCGTTCCTGCTGATGTAATCGCACGCGAAAAAGAAATCGCTGTTGAACAGGTGAAAGCCGAAGGCAAACCTGCTGAAATGGCTGAAAAGATCGCTGCCGGTAAAGTGAATAAATTCTTCAAAGAAAGCACCCTGCTGCAACAGGCTTTTGTTAAGGACAGCAACAAGTCCGTAGCGGATTACCTGAAATCAGTGGATGCTGACCTGAAAGTGGCTGGCTTTAAGCGAATCGCTTTAGGTTAA
- the rpsB gene encoding 30S ribosomal protein S2, which translates to MENNTSLQQQLLEAGVHFGHLKKKWNPKMLPYIFAEKKGIHIIDLNKTVEGLQEAAAALKSIAKSGKKIMFVATKKQAKEIVADAARNINMPFVTERWLGGMLTNFATIRKSVKKMQSIEKMLQDGTFDNITKKERLTLSRDKEKMEKVLGGIAQLARVPAALFMVDISHEHIALAEAKRLGISTFGMVDTNSDPTKVDFAIPANDDATKSIAIVTSYICAAIAEGLSERATEKSEEEEEVEEADDKSRKFDVEGGEDRDRGRKPGGAGRGQGQGGGANRGGGRGPGGPGGASRPGGANRGGGANRGGGAQGGGQRRPSGTGGNNGPRKPGGPNR; encoded by the coding sequence ATGGAAAATAATACCTCATTGCAGCAGCAATTACTGGAAGCAGGTGTTCACTTCGGTCACCTGAAGAAAAAGTGGAATCCAAAAATGCTGCCTTATATTTTCGCAGAAAAGAAAGGTATTCATATCATTGATCTGAACAAAACCGTAGAAGGATTACAGGAAGCAGCAGCTGCCCTGAAATCTATCGCTAAGAGCGGTAAGAAGATCATGTTCGTTGCTACTAAAAAGCAAGCGAAAGAAATCGTAGCTGATGCTGCGCGTAACATCAACATGCCTTTTGTTACTGAAAGGTGGTTAGGTGGTATGCTCACCAACTTCGCTACCATCCGTAAGAGTGTGAAGAAAATGCAGAGCATTGAAAAAATGCTGCAGGATGGAACTTTCGATAACATCACTAAGAAAGAACGTCTTACTTTAAGCCGCGATAAAGAGAAAATGGAAAAAGTGTTGGGTGGTATCGCTCAACTGGCTCGTGTTCCGGCTGCTCTGTTCATGGTTGATATCAGCCATGAGCACATTGCACTGGCAGAAGCTAAACGCCTGGGCATCTCTACCTTCGGTATGGTAGATACTAACTCAGATCCTACTAAAGTAGACTTCGCGATCCCTGCTAACGATGATGCAACTAAATCTATTGCTATCGTTACCAGCTACATCTGCGCTGCAATTGCTGAAGGTTTGTCTGAAAGAGCTACTGAAAAATCTGAAGAAGAGGAAGAAGTAGAAGAAGCAGATGACAAGTCACGTAAGTTTGACGTAGAAGGTGGTGAAGATCGTGACAGAGGCCGTAAACCAGGTGGTGCTGGTCGTGGACAAGGTCAGGGCGGCGGTGCAAACCGTGGCGGTGGCCGTGGTCCGGGCGGTCCAGGTGGTGCCAGCCGTCCAGGCGGCGCTAACCGTGGTGGCGGTGCAAACCGTGGCGGTGGTGCCCAGGGTGGCGGTCAACGTCGTCCTTCCGGTACTGGCGGCAACAATGGCCCCAGAAAACCAGGCGGTCCTAACAGATAG
- the rpsI gene encoding 30S ribosomal protein S9: MEKQKNTIGRRKEAVARVYIAKGTGNITVNDKEYKSYFSLIYLQNQVELPLKTIDALDKFDVKINAQGGGIKGQAEAIKLGIARALCEVNIEFRPALKAAGLLKRDPRSVERKKPGKAKARRSFQFSKR; encoded by the coding sequence ATGGAAAAGCAAAAAAATACAATTGGTCGTCGTAAGGAAGCTGTTGCCCGCGTTTACATCGCAAAAGGCACCGGTAACATTACTGTTAACGACAAGGAATATAAAAGCTATTTCTCTCTGATTTACCTGCAGAACCAGGTAGAACTGCCTTTAAAAACCATCGATGCACTCGATAAATTCGATGTTAAAATAAATGCACAGGGTGGTGGTATCAAAGGTCAGGCAGAAGCCATTAAGCTGGGTATTGCCCGTGCGCTTTGCGAAGTGAACATCGAGTTCCGTCCCGCACTGAAAGCTGCAGGTCTGCTGAAACGTGATCCACGTAGCGTAGAACGTAAGAAACCAGGTAAAGCTAAAGCAAGAAGAAGCTTCCAGTTCTCTAAACGCTAA
- the rplM gene encoding 50S ribosomal protein L13: protein MNTLSFKTKSANDAYVKREWHIVDATNLTLGRVAAKMAAILRGKNKPYYTPHTDCGDYIIVINAEKIALSGNKMEEKEYMHYTGYPGGQRIELAKDLIRRRPEVLIEKAVKGMLPKNRLGRAMYKKLFVYAGAEHPHAAQKPKPLTF from the coding sequence ATGAATACATTAAGTTTTAAAACTAAGTCAGCTAACGACGCTTATGTTAAGCGCGAATGGCATATAGTAGACGCTACTAACCTGACACTCGGAAGAGTGGCTGCTAAGATGGCTGCGATTTTAAGAGGTAAGAACAAACCTTACTATACGCCTCACACTGATTGCGGTGATTATATCATTGTAATCAATGCAGAAAAGATTGCTTTAAGCGGCAATAAAATGGAGGAGAAAGAATACATGCACTACACTGGTTACCCCGGTGGTCAGAGAATTGAATTGGCTAAAGACCTGATCCGTCGCCGCCCTGAGGTACTGATCGAAAAGGCTGTTAAAGGTATGTTGCCTAAAAACCGCCTGGGCCGTGCTATGTACAAAAAGCTGTTTGTATACGCCGGTGCTGAGCATCCTCATGCTGCACAGAAACCAAAACCTTTAACTTTCTAA